The Zeugodacus cucurbitae isolate PBARC_wt_2022May chromosome 4, idZeuCucr1.2, whole genome shotgun sequence genome includes the window AGCTCGCCTTGCCcggtataaataaattgtttgccgATATTTTCCACACCAATGGGCAgctaaaaatgctaaaaatagaAGCTATACAGTAGACAGCCGTTCATCATTCGCAACGATAACGGAATGCATGGAATGTGCAGCACTTTAACACAACTTAGAAGCACGTTGGAACCAGTTGGTGTGCTGCTGTGCGTGTGTTTATTGGTGATTAGACGCGAGGATACTCCAATCAATTGTCACAACAGCCCATCAACAAGCGAGTCTGTTGAACATTATCATTATGAATAGCACATTGCAATCACGATCGTAATCGCGATCGCACTCCTTATTAAGCAGCAGCGCAACAGCACGCCTTGCGCTTGACCAATGGCGCCAAAAACATTGCAGTCCATTCCCAGATGAATAATGCAATGTACGCCGCAAGCATTCCTAACAACATAGACGTGTGTTGTCAGAGCATCATCATCCATCAAGCATTTGATGATGCACTGCATTAAGTGGACACTAACGCACATACaagccctgtaggaaaaatatCTGCAGCAGACACTTTTCCTTCAATTAACCAACAGCAGCCGTTGAATCGAAGTATACGCATGCCAACCACAAGCAAAATCCACAAGCTGCAGTCAACAGTCCGAAGAGTCACTtccaatttcctacagggtccaCACTTGTTGCATCGCGTGCGTATGCCAGTAGCAACGAGCAGGCGCCACTGGAATTTCtttcaacaatttaattaattcagttATAAGCAATGATAGAGGAGCTTGGATGCTATCATTAAGTGGGCTTtaccaaacaaacaaacattcaaTGGGAGCTAAGACGTCATGCCTACTCGTTGCAACCAGTTTTTTCTGTTGTTTCTGCACATGCGCGCCAACTTGCGTGTAAAGAAAGTGTTGGCTGCATGTCGTACAGCAGTGTAGGAAATTAGAATTTCTAATGCCAGACAAATGGTCGTTAATTGTGTGATGTGAATCTATTTTTAGTGACGTCGTTTGTCACAAGTGGCGCCCAAGTCAAGTGTGTCATATTGACAGATTGACAGGTGCCGTAGTGGGTAGGAAGTCGATGCATTCCATTCCACTCAGGCTGGTATTCATTCGTTTGTCCTTGGGATTTCTTTATTGCGTATCAGATAGAATGATTGTGGCTTTTTATAGGAGATTGTTTGGAATTACATCCAATTAGATTTAAGTAGATCGGGAAGCACAACTCGAAGACAACAACAGAGCTCTGCACTGGCTTGACTACTACTAGCGTCTTTGTATTTAACTTGTACTTGAGGACTTCTACAAGCGTCTTTGAGTTCTTGAGCTCCTCTATCATGTGAATATCTTCGGGATATCTTAGTCCACAGACTATGACCTAGGTTTGACTTGTCTTGAACCCTCTTCTGCTTCCATTTAACATACGCTTGACCATGGCTTGTCTCAAGAGTTCATTTACCGCAAATATTTTACCTCATGACGTGTGATCCAATTAGcgcaaaatattttgctttgttcCAAAAACCTTAGACGAGACGCCGTTAAACTTTTAATTatactgaaatatatattttttgtatttttttttggtgtgcTCTATACGAGtacatttgttttgatttcatttttattgcatattgataatgtttatttataatattatgatTCAAAGGACATTCAGTGCGCGTGTCTGCCATAAACTTGTTTAttcttttcgttttattttcattgcatcACTGCAAAAGATTGCAATGGAGACAAGGGCATCCGTAAACAATATGGTGAATGAAACTCATTATGCTCTGTGGTCAGACTAGGTCCGTTTGTCATATACATACAGTAGGTGGCGAAAAAAATGGAAACACgccgaaaaattacaaaattgaaagTAGAAAGAAGGGACAATTTATGTgttctataaatataattatgtttattaagAGTTATAGAGCTTgagaaagtaaaattttctaGATTCTCATTAAAATAGACGTGATTACGTTTCAGAATgttagaaatagaaaaaacgATAGTCTCTTTATATTTTGGAATTCATTGGACAGAAAAAGAAACGGGTTTGTGTTGTCATGAAAGAAAAAAGGTGAAAAATTTGACAGTTCCGATTCCTTTAAGACTTCTGATATAGCGTCATTACTTTCTAGAATGCTAGAAATAGTGTAAACTTTAACTTCTTTACTTCTTTTGAGTGCCCTTTGGCAGAAAAAAGAATCGATTTGTGATGTCATGAATGAAacgaaggaaaatttaaaaagattggatttttttttagatcGTGGCATTAAATTCATGTGCATATCTCAGATTACTGGTTTCAGGCATATCCtccttgaattaaaaaatatatatatattttcaaactttatttattttttataaaattttattttttatattaaattaaaacaagaaaaaacgttaacttcggctgtaccgaagctaatatacccttcacagatgCATTTCTTtaagtaactatgtgtttaagctaatctaaagacttaagaaaaagtaagtaaaaacaagCATTTGAtctcgatcgttcagtttgtatggcagctatatgctatagtgaaccgatctgaacaattttttcggagatgaaattatttctatgagcaataactcactccaaatttcgtgaagatatgtagtaaaatgcggaagttttccatacaagcccttgattccgaacgttcggtttgtatggcagctatatgatatagtggtccgatatcggcagttccgacaaatgagcaccttcttgaagagaaaataacatctgcaaaatttcaaaacgatatcttaaaaactgaaggactagttcgtatatatacagacagacggacggacggacggacatggctatatcgactcagttcaacatactgatcatttatatatatactttatagggcctccgacgcttccttctgggtgttaaaaatttcgtgacaaacttaatataccctgttcagggtataaaaaattgaaatagtgTTGAAAAGTAAAACAATGGTGTATAGTATAATAAAATTCGTTTtcccatatatatatgcacGCCTACTGTATGCCCCGGTAGCAGCATATAAAAGTGTCTATGCGAAACAAAGTTCCTGTACGACATGTACATGTCAACATAAGGCAATTACCCCAGTTTTTTATCTTTTGATGGAATATatatgctttaaaaatatatgtatgtatgtatgaagactCTGAAATGCTTTCTTCGCTATTTCTTCGCAAAAGCTGGTCTAAGACCTAGCTAATTGCGAAAAACGGTCAATATAATTTCACAGTTGAACGCAATTTGCCAATGACGTGTTGATGAAttacacaacaaaaataaaaacaacaacattgtgccaaaaatataacaataacaacaaatatatatattatactatatagaTGTATACGCAAAGAACAACCGAAGAAATGTGacgaaaaagttgaaatatgcaaatttgatAAGAAAGCAAATGCGCAGCTACGCAGCCAACGGCAACAGCGGCTGCTGCAGTATCCGTGAACCGCGCTTGGCTTGTGCGCGGCGCGACAATAGTAGGGACTGTTGCTGTAGCGGACGGTGTGTGCGGCTGATTGATAATTCAAAACAAatccaaataatatataatatatataactgtataaaaatatataatatacatacatacatacacatgcatgtgctgatattgttattgttattattatttttttattgttttttataatttttgcaaaacatCAACGCATCAACGTTGTCGTTCGACGTCGGAAGCTTTCCATTCATACATGTATTCTTCCACCATTTTCTCTACGCTTCACtgttaatattcaaaataacaacaataataatgcaagcaaaagcaataaaaaaatgaaataaatcaacaacttttgcttcttcttcttccacttATTCTACTTTTTCAACATCTACATTACTTTGGCTATTTTTAGATCGGTGCCTGAGTTACCATTTCGAGGTTTATCAAACGTGGAGTATCTGAGTATTGGCGACAATGAACTCGAAGAGATCCCTAAGCACATGCTGAATCATATGCCAATTGTGAAAACCTTCGATATGGGACGCTGTCGCCTAAGTTCGGTGCTGCAGGATGATCTCAAGGGCACAAAAATGGTGGTGAATCTCTTCTTGCCGAGCAATAATATCAAACGTTTGGATAAGGGCGCATTTCCGACGAGTCTGGTCACATTGCATTTGGGGCGCAATCAAATCGAGAATCTCAACAGCACGTTGCGGCATTTGGACAAATTGGAATCGCTGTTCATTAATATGAATCGTATTAGCAGTTTGGATGATGAGTTGCCCGAGTCGAATCGTTTGAAATTGATAATGGCGCAGAATAATCGCTTGGTACGCTTGCCGGAGAGCATGCGCTACATGCAACAGTTGGAGAATCTGCATGTACAACACAATCTCATACGCGCCTTCGACGGGATCTTCAAGCATGCGCGCAATTTGAATGAGTTCCACGCCTTCAACAATGAGATCGAGTATTTGCGTCAAGATGACTTTCTGGAGTGCAAAATGCTGGAGGACATTGACTTCTCGGTTAATCACATCAAGTCCTTGAACAGTTCATTGCTGCCGTTGAGTCGTTTGTATCGCGCTAATATCTCTTACAATGAAATCGAGGAGTTCTCCATGAATGAGATACGCGGTTTGTTCATGTTGCGTCATTTGATGCTGAACAACAATCGCATCAAGCGTTTGACCGGCCATCAGGAGAATAATATTGATCAGAACTCTTACTTGTTTGAGTTGAATTTGGATCATAATGAATTGAAGTCCTTGGATGGCGCTCTCATGGGTTTGAATAGCTTGCGTATACTAAGTCTGTCGTACAATCAGCTGGAACGCATTTTACCGGAGGACTTTATTGGGTTGGCTAAGCTGGAGATCTTGGATTTGTCGCACAATCAACTGTTGACGCTGAAGGAAATGGAAAGGGTGAGTAAATCGTTATCAAATAGATGGTGATAATGAAAATCGTTATTTAGGCTTATTTTGATACAGAGTTACCACCTTTCGAAAACATATAACTGTTAAAGTAccgcaaaaaaatagaaattaaaaattttctgaaaatatgtGGAAATCCTTTAAGGTAGACATGTTTTGAAAAATCTTTCGAAAAGTACTCTGATAGgttttaaataactttaataGGTTTAGATaggctttaaataaaattttaatttagacacagagttgccactaaactaatatatttttaaaaaatatttgcagaccTTCCTTCCGAATCTGAAAATCTTGAAGGCCGCTTACAATAACATCACCCGATTGGAGAAGGACTTCCATGGCTTACCCGTGCTGTGTCAAGCCAATCTGACCAGCAATCAAATTTCGTCGATATCTTCGGATTTGGTTTCGCAAACGAGATGCATGAACCACAATGTACCCGGCAAATTGGAATTGTATTTAGATGGTAAGTCTCGCTTAAATTCACTTAAACACTGCAACTCTTCAATAACCCCTTTCTCCTCACCCATAGACAATCCAATCCTATGTGACAATCGTCTCAACGAACTCTGTCCCATCATGCTGAAACAGGAGACGCGCATACGTGGCAAGTCGCAATGCTTCGAAATCGATCAAGAAGTCTGCACCGTGCTGCCGATGCTGTTCGTCAATAACTATCCGCTGATTATACCAACGCAACTGAGTCAACAAGTGCTGGCCAATGCAAAGCCGGTCGTTATAGTACCGCTACTCAATCCACCATTGAATAATGGTGACGAAGTGTTGCCACCGTTGATTGCGCCGATTATAAAACCGCTGCTGATTGCACCCATGCCAACACTGGCGACGACTACaccttcaacaacaacaactacgacTACAACTGCTGCCACCACAACAACCACAGCTGCAACTAATGCTAATGAACAGGTGGCAACGCTGGAAGCGCCCACATCCACTCTGGAAACTAACGAAACTGACGGCGCAGTAGAACTACATGAAGCGGCCAACACAAATCTGGGCGAAGGCGTCAATACAAGCACCAACATCACCATTACAACGGCACCGAACACGACCAAAAACAAGCCGAATGCAGTTGatttcaacaataacacaaTGGAGACACACGCCGTTGAAGCAGATGTTTCAGTTGACGAGAAATCACACTCCGCTGCTGATGAGGTCATAAGAGGCGCACTAGCTGCAGCCGCGGCACAAGAGGGCACACTGCAGTCCGCACACGCTATCTCGGAATTGACTAAAATTGTTGGCGCATCAGCTGTTGTGGTAGCACCACCGCCACCAGCGGTGCTCGAAGAAGTGTCGGCCGGCAAGCCGCTACCGCCGGAGACAGCATCGTTGGCGCCACCAACTGAATACGCAACGGTtgagtatataccgaatttggATGAATTCCTACCGGGAAATCGTCCGCCGCCGAATGTACTCGAAGAGGATTCGAATTCGAATTCGGTGCATGAGGAATTCCCATCGGTCGTACTGGCCGATCTCGATAATGCACCGCAAAGTCTACTAACACCGGATGAACCGCCCGAAAATCCTTAAATTTtagtgacacacacacacacacacaaacatattatattacatctacattattaaaatttaagtttcAACCTTCTCCCTGTCccccgctctctctctctctatctaacTATGTCTCCTGCTATTGTGCTgtctactatatacatattatgtccCACTTCaggttaattataaattaatttaatttcgattAACGCATTTAGTTTTAGTAGTTATAGTTGAAGTTATATTATAACGGTTTGTTTCAACACATGCACATCCGAAGAAcataccacacacacacgcacgaacACGTAAACACGCACGCTCCCATATACAACTTAAATAAGCTCAATTCACTttcacacagccacacacacacaaacacatacatacgcagCGCAAACTCgatcattttttattaatttttattttaatgttaaaaatattacaagatttaagttattattttgtttaagtttaagttactGTTTCACTTGATGTAGCGCTTAAATGTGAAGTAATAAATGTAAAagaagagtaaaaaaaaaaatcaaaacaaaacg containing:
- the LOC105211130 gene encoding leucine-rich repeat protein SHOC-2 encodes the protein MASFVYAVWSITNVASVHCSVRPELSPCTCEPIYADNYVELSCEKVDSFHQIVDALSNKFEPDVNISLKISHSQLEDLEMRSFMDMKLKLVKLRMQWNSLRSVPELPFRGLSNVEYLSIGDNELEEIPKHMLNHMPIVKTFDMGRCRLSSVLQDDLKGTKMVVNLFLPSNNIKRLDKGAFPTSLVTLHLGRNQIENLNSTLRHLDKLESLFINMNRISSLDDELPESNRLKLIMAQNNRLVRLPESMRYMQQLENLHVQHNLIRAFDGIFKHARNLNEFHAFNNEIEYLRQDDFLECKMLEDIDFSVNHIKSLNSSLLPLSRLYRANISYNEIEEFSMNEIRGLFMLRHLMLNNNRIKRLTGHQENNIDQNSYLFELNLDHNELKSLDGALMGLNSLRILSLSYNQLERILPEDFIGLAKLEILDLSHNQLLTLKEMERTFLPNLKILKAAYNNITRLEKDFHGLPVLCQANLTSNQISSISSDLVSQTRCMNHNVPGKLELYLDDNPILCDNRLNELCPIMLKQETRIRGKSQCFEIDQEVCTVLPMLFVNNYPLIIPTQLSQQVLANAKPVVIVPLLNPPLNNGDEVLPPLIAPIIKPLLIAPMPTLATTTPSTTTTTTTTAATTTTTAATNANEQVATLEAPTSTLETNETDGAVELHEAANTNLGEGVNTSTNITITTAPNTTKNKPNAVDFNNNTMETHAVEADVSVDEKSHSAADEVIRGALAAAAAQEGTLQSAHAISELTKIVGASAVVVAPPPPAVLEEVSAGKPLPPETASLAPPTEYATVEYIPNLDEFLPGNRPPPNVLEEDSNSNSVHEEFPSVVLADLDNAPQSLLTPDEPPENP